A region from the Hypomesus transpacificus isolate Combined female chromosome 11, fHypTra1, whole genome shotgun sequence genome encodes:
- the LOC124473678 gene encoding beta-3 adrenergic receptor, whose translation MTHYYQDGAWSNSDDPLPVNLRVSVWNATVTAEPATGQVNLPPRVKLFLEVLMVVMCLGAVAGNILVIGIVAATKNFHSVTSVLITNLAISDLLVGVGVMPFVAVSIMNNGWVDVTTLCLYVGYTASVYCTASVLTLAAIALDRYCSIVDCLRYGARCTLWRSCSVVLWIWLQALLTSLPPLLGWSSVEYVAPMYSCAVNWANSPSYTAFVAFLSFLLPAAVILFCYVHIVRVARGHARRIHTLEEQLQRSREIHGGGAASDSKLAGQAASDAASTSPANPQAPPASSSTTPPSRLLSFLAQSATETALSCKSSLVPPSAVTFSYWLVLLNSDINPLLYALLSKRFQGALWCLRQKIGARLGFPEGSLCRHFLPASSPPSSSAPSSSRWSGGLEVPSRTPEGSRLPFSAATSERQATFFYGQITVRVEHDVG comes from the exons ATGACGCACTACTACCAGGATGGTGCATGGTCCAATTCCGACGACCCTCTCCCGGTAAATTTACGAGTGTCGGTGTGGAATGCCACCGTAACTGCGGAGCCGGCGACAGGGCAGGTGAACTTGCCCCCCCGAGTCAAGCTGTTCCTGGAGGTCCTGATGGTTGTCATGTGTCTGGGTGCGGTGGCAG gTAATATTCTGGTCATCGGGATTGTGGCAGCCACCAAGAACTTCCACTCCGTGACGTCCGTGCTCATCACTAACCTCGCCATCAGCGACCTGCTCGTGGGTGTCGGTGTAATGCCGTTCGTAGCTGTCTCCATCATGAATAACGGCTGGGTGGACGTTACA ACACTGTGCCTGTACGTGGGCTACACAGCCTCTGTGTACTGCACGGCCTCCGTGCTGACGCTGGCGGCCATCGCCCTGGACCGCTATTGCTCCATCGTGGACTGCCTGCGCTACGGCGCGCGCTGCACGCTGTGGAGGAGCTGCAGCGTGGTGCTGTGGATCTGGCTGCAGGCGCTGCTCACCAGCCTGCCCCCCCTGCTGGGCTGGAGCTCCGTGGAGTACGTGGCGCCCATGTACAG CTGTGCGGTGAACTGGGCCAACAGCCCCAGCTACACGGCCTTCGTGGcgttcctctccttcctgctgcCCGCCGCCGTCATCCTCTTCTGCTACGTCCACATCGTGAGGGTGGCCCGGGGCCACGCCCGCCGGATCCACaccctggaggagcagctgcagcGCAGCCGTG AGATCCATGGAGGCGGGGCTGCCTCAGACTCCAAGCTGGCCGGCCAGGCTGCCTCCGATGCTGCCTCCACTAGTCCCGCTAACCCCCAGGCGCCCCCGGCCTCGTCCAGCACGACGCCCCCTAGTCGGCTGCTGTCCTTCCTGGCCCAGAgc GCCACGGAGACCGCCCTATCGTGTAAGTCCAGCCTGGTCCCGCCCTCGGCGGTCACCTTCTCCTATTGGCTGGTGCTGCTGAACTCGGACATCAATCCCCTGCTGTACGCGCTGCTCAGCAAGCGCTtccagggggcgctgtggtgCCTGAGGCAGAAGATAGGGGCTCGGCTGGG CTTCCCCGAGGGCTCTCTGTGTCGCCACTTCCTCCCTGccagctcccctccctcctcctccgccccctcctcctcccgttGGTCGGGGGGCCTGGAGGTCCCCTCCaggacaccagagggcagcCGGCTGCCCTTCTCGGCTGCCACGAGCGAGAGGCAGGCCACCTTCTTCTACGGACAGATCACCGTGAGGGTGGAGCACGACGTTGGCTAG